One Caretta caretta isolate rCarCar2 chromosome 6, rCarCar1.hap1, whole genome shotgun sequence genomic region harbors:
- the SLC43A3 gene encoding equilibrative nucleobase transporter 1 isoform X2, protein MEAAQLTLAIRSTLNTTRIIQQYMQHQNLAKRYRARRRRQSGHVGNLFGKHRSTIITLYNGAFDSSSAVFLVVKLMYEQGLTLRDMFLFLSACSAWHLTRTFFLMPRWHIPYPLPPGYTYGLRCQRQGCSYHTHEEQRPGLGNGAHEPSDPCLEVGPGGADASKAIMGKGESGAGPGHGELPAMSFRACVFSKLFFWHLMWLSVMQLRHYLFIGTLNPMLEHLAARDTTLVSTYTNAFAFTQLCGVLCAPWNGLILDRHKRGKSKDGSAKGGSDSLADLHSCVLSLAVTVLQCVAFSVCASMPVLPVQYATFVLQVLSRSFLYGGNAAFLAIAFPLDHFGKLYGLVMGISAVVSLLQYPCFALIKGPLSDDPFYVNIGLIIVILLAFISPLVVLREYQHREREQKKQHVDSHPLTLAKAGVESSIRPPTPSRNLQGLLPPKRE, encoded by the exons atggaggccgctcagctcactttggcaattaggagcacattaaacaccacacgcattatccagcagtatatgcagcaccagaacctggcaaagcgataccgggcgaggaggcgacgtcagagcggtcac GTGGGGAACCTGTTTGGGAAGCACCGCTCAACCATCATCACCCTCTACAATGGGGCCTTCGACTCGTCCTCCGCCGTCTTCCTAGTGGTCAAG CTGATGTACGAGCAAGGCCTGACCCTGCGAGACATGTTCCTCTTCCTCTCGGCCTGCAGTGCCTGGCACCTGACCCGCACCTTCTTCCTCATGCCTAGGTGGCACATCCCCTACCCGCTGCCCCCAGGATACACATATGG GCTGAGGTGCCAGAGGCAAGGGTGCTCGTACCATACCCATGAGGAGCAGCGGCCAGGCCTGGGCAATGGAGCCCACGAGCCCAGCGACCCGTGCTTGGAGGTGGGCCCAGGAGGTGCTGATGCCAGCAAAGCCATCATGGGCAAAG GAGAGTCGGGGGCCGGGCCAGGCCACGGAGAGCTCCCTGCCATGTCTTTCCGGGCCTGTGTCTTCTCCAAGCTCTTCTTCTGGCACCTCATGTGGCTGTCGGTGATGCAGCTGCGGCACTACCTCTTCATCGGCACCCTCAACCCCATGCTGGAGCACCTGGCTGCCCGTGACACCACGCTAG TGAGCACCTACACCAATGCCTTCGCCTTCACCCAGCTCTGTGGGGTCCTGTGCGCCCCTTGGAACGGGCTCATCTTAGACCGGCACAAACGTGGGAAGAGCAAGGATGGCAGTGCCAAAG GTGGCTCAGACTCCCTGGCGGACCTGCACTCCTGCGTCCTGTCGCTGGCAGTGACGGTGCTGCAGTGCGTGGCCTTCTCGGTGTGTGCCTCCATGCCAGTGCTGCCAGTGCAGTACGCCACCTTCGTCCTGCAGGTGCTGAGCCGCTCCTTCCTGTACGGGGGCAATGCCGCCTTCCTGGCCATCGC GTTCCCCCTGGACCATTTTGGGAAGCTGTATGGGCTGGTGATGGGTATATCAGCCGTGGTGTCACTCCTTCAGTACCCCTGCTTCGCACTCATCAAGGGACCACTCAGCGATGACCCCTTCTAT GTGAACATTGGCCTCATCATCGTCATCCTCCTGGCCTTCATCAGCCCACTGGTGGTGCTGCGGGAGTACCAGCACCGGGAGAGGGAGCAGAAAAAGCAACACGTTGACTCACACCCCCTGACCCTGGCCAAGGCTGGTGTGGAGTCATCCatcagaccccccacccccagcaggaaTCTTCAAGGGCTCCTCCCGCCCAAAAGGGAATGA
- the LOC125637756 gene encoding LOW QUALITY PROTEIN: bone marrow proteoglycan-like (The sequence of the model RefSeq protein was modified relative to this genomic sequence to represent the inferred CDS: inserted 1 base in 1 codon; substituted 1 base at 1 genomic stop codon), protein MKLSLLLALLGAISARQLYEGTPEQEIPAEQGEEELGKLEPPCPMGSESFRMIVPSTEGHTCHYVFVNNCQPFXRAQKLCARCYRGCLASIHSHSTNERLHCTAXPHTNRGQVWIGGVTSRWVRRRVRSCWISHSPWNYSSWAGGNPWCFWKMCVALSTAGDHWRSVSCQTRLPFICKY, encoded by the exons ATGAAGCTGTCTCTACTCCTTGCCCTCCTGGGGGCCATCTCTGCTCGCCAGCTCT ATGAGGGCACCCCAGAGCAGGAGATACCAGCTGAGCAAggtgaggaggagctggggaagctAGAGCCACCATGTCCCATGGGGAGTGAGAGCTTCAGGATGATAGTGCCGAGCACTGAGGGCCACACCTGTCACTATGTGTTTGTGAACAATTGCCAGCCATTTTAGAGAGCCCAA AAACTGTGTGCTCGCTGCTACCGTGGCTGCCTGGCCTCCATCCACAGCCATTCAACCAATGAACGCCTGCactgcacag ccccccacaCCAACCGGGGCCAGGTGTGGATCGGAGGCGTCACCTCCCGCTGGGTAAGGAGA CGTGTGCGCTCCTGCTGGATCAGCCACAGTCCCTGGAACTactccagctgggctggagggaacCCCTGGTGCTTTTGGAAAATGTGTGTTGCCCTGAGCACTG CAGGTGATCACTGGAGAAGCGTCAGCTGCCAAACTCGCCTGCCCTTTATCTGCAAGTACTGA